In Streptomyces chartreusis NRRL 3882, the following are encoded in one genomic region:
- a CDS encoding triphosphoribosyl-dephospho-CoA synthase: MNGPEDEALAHAAVDALIGQLALAPKPGLPDPRDLTARATRRDHRALRWSARALLPGLTAMAAAARRTGEPSARLRAELGAIGRSTEHTVGLAGGGHRGALWTLGLLVAAAALQPGTAPAETTTLARHIAAHPDRHAPRRPSRGSTVSARYGAAGARGEARAGFPHVRRALNTLTTARTQGAAEPQARLDALLTVMSTLQDTELLYRAGPMGLRHVQAAARGVLEAGGTATGPGALALRALDTDLVSRAWSPRGSAPLLAGALFLDALGARDSVDVRLRRGARPDPTHPHPKLSP; encoded by the coding sequence ATGAACGGCCCGGAGGACGAGGCACTCGCACACGCCGCCGTCGACGCGCTGATCGGCCAGCTGGCCCTGGCCCCCAAGCCGGGCCTGCCCGACCCGCGCGACCTGACGGCCCGGGCCACCCGCCGGGACCACCGCGCCCTGCGCTGGTCGGCCAGGGCACTGCTCCCCGGCCTCACGGCGATGGCCGCCGCGGCCCGCCGCACGGGTGAACCCAGCGCCCGGCTCCGTGCGGAACTGGGCGCGATCGGCCGCTCCACCGAACACACGGTGGGCCTCGCGGGCGGCGGCCACCGGGGCGCCCTGTGGACGCTCGGCCTGCTGGTCGCGGCGGCGGCGCTGCAACCGGGCACGGCCCCGGCCGAGACGACGACCCTCGCCAGACACATCGCCGCCCACCCCGACCGCCACGCCCCGCGCCGCCCGTCCCGCGGCTCCACGGTGTCGGCCCGCTACGGCGCGGCCGGTGCCCGCGGCGAGGCCAGGGCCGGATTCCCCCACGTCCGCCGCGCCCTGAACACGCTCACCACTGCCCGGACCCAGGGCGCCGCAGAGCCCCAGGCCCGTCTGGACGCCCTGCTCACGGTGATGTCGACGCTCCAGGACACGGAGTTGCTGTACAGGGCGGGCCCCATGGGCCTACGGCACGTCCAGGCGGCGGCGCGCGGTGTGCTGGAGGCGGGCGGCACGGCGACGGGACCGGGTGCCCTGGCTCTGCGAGCGCTGGACACCGACCTCGTCAGCCGTGCCTGGAGCCCTCGAGGCAGCGCCCCTCTGCTTGCGGGAGCGCTGTTCCTGGACGCCCTGGGGGCGCGGGACAGCGTGGATGTGCGACTCCGCCGCGGAGCGCGACCAGACCCCACACACCCGCACCCCAAACTCAGCCCTTGA
- a CDS encoding aminopeptidase P family protein, whose amino-acid sequence MTVAEELTPAVPDAADAAGPDESEEPIKQRKNGLYPGVSDELAENMKSGWADTELRDLQPIPQAAETAARRAALSARFPGERLVIPAGNLKTRSNDTEYAFRSSVEYAYLTGNQTEDGVLVLEPKGEGHEATIYLLPRSNRENGEFWLDGQGELWVGRRHSLTEAEKLYGIPASDVRELAGALREATGPVRVVRGYDAGIEAALTDKVTAERDEELRVFLSEARLVKDEFEIGELQKAVDSTVRGFEDVVKVLDQAEATSERYIEGTFFLRARVEGNDVGYGTIAAAGPHACTLHWVRNDGPVRSGDLLLLDAGVETHTYYTADVTRTLPINGRFSEIQRKIYDAVYEAQEAGIAAVRPGAKYRDFHDAAQRVLAERLVEWGLVEGPVERVLELGLQRRWTLHGTGHMLGMDVHDCAAARTETYVDGVLEPGMCLTVEPGLYFQADDLTVPEEYRGIGVRIEDDILVTEDGNRNLSAALPRRADEVEAWMASVKG is encoded by the coding sequence ATGACCGTGGCGGAGGAGCTCACCCCGGCAGTGCCTGATGCTGCTGACGCAGCGGGCCCGGACGAGAGCGAAGAGCCGATCAAGCAGCGGAAGAACGGACTGTACCCCGGCGTGTCCGACGAGCTTGCCGAGAACATGAAGAGCGGCTGGGCCGACACCGAGCTGCGTGACCTCCAGCCCATCCCCCAGGCCGCCGAGACCGCCGCCCGCCGGGCCGCGCTGTCCGCGCGCTTCCCGGGCGAGCGGCTGGTGATCCCCGCGGGCAACCTGAAGACCCGCTCGAACGACACCGAGTACGCCTTCCGCTCCTCCGTCGAGTACGCCTACCTGACCGGCAACCAGACCGAGGACGGCGTCCTGGTCCTGGAGCCCAAGGGCGAGGGCCACGAGGCGACGATCTACCTGCTGCCGCGTTCGAACCGGGAGAACGGCGAGTTCTGGCTGGACGGCCAGGGCGAGCTGTGGGTCGGCCGCCGGCACTCCCTCACCGAGGCGGAGAAGCTGTACGGCATCCCCGCCTCCGACGTGCGCGAGCTGGCCGGGGCACTGCGCGAGGCCACGGGTCCGGTGCGGGTCGTGCGCGGGTACGACGCCGGCATCGAGGCCGCGCTGACCGACAAGGTCACCGCCGAGCGCGACGAGGAGCTGCGGGTCTTCCTCTCCGAGGCACGGCTGGTCAAGGACGAGTTCGAGATCGGCGAGCTCCAGAAGGCGGTCGACTCGACCGTGCGCGGCTTCGAGGACGTGGTGAAGGTCCTCGACCAGGCCGAGGCGACCTCCGAGCGGTACATCGAGGGCACGTTCTTCCTCCGTGCGCGGGTGGAGGGCAACGACGTCGGCTACGGCACGATCGCCGCGGCCGGGCCGCACGCCTGCACGCTGCACTGGGTGCGCAACGACGGGCCCGTGCGGTCGGGCGATCTGCTGCTGCTCGACGCGGGTGTGGAGACGCACACGTACTACACCGCCGACGTGACGCGCACGCTGCCGATCAACGGGCGGTTCAGCGAGATCCAGCGGAAGATCTACGACGCCGTGTACGAGGCCCAGGAGGCCGGGATCGCGGCGGTGCGGCCCGGCGCGAAGTACCGGGACTTCCACGACGCCGCGCAGCGGGTGCTGGCCGAGAGGCTGGTCGAGTGGGGGCTGGTCGAGGGGCCGGTGGAGCGCGTGCTGGAGCTGGGGCTTCAGCGGCGGTGGACGCTGCACGGCACCGGGCACATGCTCGGGATGGACGTGCACGACTGCGCTGCCGCGCGGACCGAGACGTATGTCGACGGGGTGCTGGAGCCGGGGATGTGCCTGACCGTCGAGCCGGGGCTGTACTTCCAGGCCGATGATCTGACGGTGCCGGAGGAGTACCGGGGTATCGGTGTGCGGATCGAGGACGACATCCTCGTGACGGAGGACGGCAACCGGAATCTGAGTGCGGCGTTGCCTCGTCGGGCGGACGAGGTCGAGGCGTGGATGGCGTCCGTCAAGGGCTGA